CCGTCGTCCTCCACCACGAGGAGCACCCCGTCCCGCTCCCCGCGCCGGGCCGGCTCCACGGCCACGGTGACCCGGCCCCCTGAGCCGCGCACGGCCTGGTAAGCGTTGGTGACCAGGTTCATCACCACCCGCTGGAGCCCCGCCGGGTCGGCCAGCACCGCACCCGCGGCCGGATCGATGCACTCCTCGATCTCGACGTTCGCCGGGATGGCCGCCCGCAGGAGCACCAGGGTGTCGGCCACGGCCCGGGCCGCGTCCACGGGCTGCCGGGGGCCCTCGGTCTTCCGGCAGAACGCCAACAGCTGGGCCACCACCTGCCGGGCCCGCTCCGAGGCCTCGAGGATCCGTTCCAGCCGCCTCCGCAGCTCGGGATCGGCCGGTCCCCGGCCCAGGGCCAGCTCGGCGTTGCCCAGCACCACGGCCAGGATGTTGTTGAAATCGTGGGCGATCCCCCCGGCCAGCGTGCCCACGGCCTCCATCTTCTGGGCCTCCCTCAGCCGGGCCTCGAGGGCCTTTCGCTCGGTGATGTCTGTGGACGTCTCGAGCCGCACCCACCGACCGTCCACCCACCGGATGGCCCGGTCGCAGTTCAGGTAGAATCGACCGGTGACGGGGTTTCGTCCCTCCCACACCACCGTGGGGGCGGCCTCGCCGTCGGGGCCGACCAGGCGGGGGTTCGTGCAGTGGTCGCACGGGCCGTCCCGGTGACGGAATACCTCCCAGCACCGTCGCCCGACCGGATTGGTTCCGAACGCCTCGCGCATGCGGGCGTTGGCGAACAGCACCTCGTGGGTCTCCATGTCGGCCACGAACACCAGTGCGTCCATGCCCTCGAGCACGGCGGTGAGGATCTGCCGCGCCGCCTCGGCGTCGGCCTCGGCTCGGCTCGTCCGGGCCAGGGCCCCCTCGAGCTCTGCCGTTCGCTCGCGGACCTGCCGCGAGAGCGAACGGTTCCACACGATGACCAGGGCGAACAGCAGCCCCACCGCGCCCACCACCCCGGCCGAGGTCCACCACACCTCCGGCCGGCGGTAGAAGGGCTTTCCGATCAACCCGATCCAGCGGCGCTGCATCGCCTCCTGCTCGTCCGGGGGAATCGCGGCCAGCCCCTTGTCCAGGATGCGGGCCAGCTCGGGCCAGTCGCTGCGCACCCCGAACCGCAGGTTCCACTCGAACCCGGAGTAACCGGCCACCCGCAGGTTCGTGATGCCGAGCCGGCCGATGAAATAGGACGCCACGGCCAGGTCCACCAACGCCGCGTCCGCCCGCCCCAGCGACACGGCTTGGAGCGCTTCGGGGTCGTCCCGGGTGGGAACGACCACCACCTCGGGATAGTTCTGCCGCACCCACCCCACCGTGGCATACCCGGCGGGCACGGCCACGTGCATGCCGGCCATGTTGGCCAGCGTGAGGTCCCGGTCCAGGTCCTCACGGGTGAGGATCACCACGGGGATCGTGATGTAGGGGCGGGTGAAGGCGAGGTACTCGTCGCGTTCGGGGGTCTGCTCGATCGCGGCCACCAGGTCGACCCGCCGATCCCGCAGTTTCTCGAGGATCTCCATCCAGTCCCCGCACGACTCCACCCGGATCCGGAACCCCAGCATCTCCTGGATGCGGGCCAGATAGTCCGCGGCCAGGCCGGCCGGCCTTCCGTCGCCGTCCACGAAGTCGATCGGGGCGTAGTTGGGGATGGGGCACCACCGCACCTGGCCCTCGTGGGCCTGGAGCCAGGCGCGCTCGTCGGGCGTGAGCAGGTCCGATGCGCCGGCCGGCGGGCACGCGAACATCCCTGCCAGCAGAAGAGCGGTGACCAGCCAACGTGTGCGGGCCATGGAAACCTCCCGGTCCCCGTTTCGACTGGGGTCGCGGAACTCTTGAAAAATCGGCGGGGAGAGCCGGTGCCGTTCTCAATCTATCACCGTTTCGGTCCTTGGCCATGTCGCGCTCCGCGCTTGACAGCCGCACCGCGGCTGGGCCACCGTGGCGCCCATGGAAAGGGAATCCCCGAAGTCCCCGTGGCCCGCCTTCTCCTGCGTGGCCGCCGGGGTGTTCATGGCCACCCTTGACTCCAGTGTCGTGCACGTGGCCCTGCCCGCGATCCGCACCGACCTGGGGGCGAGTCTCGCGGTGGTGGAATGGGTGCCCAACGCCTACCTGATCGTGATCACGGGGCTCCTGCTGGCGTTCGGCCGGCTCGCCGATCTGCTGGGCCAGCGGCGGGTGTACCGGTGGGGCCTCGGCGTGTTCACGGCCGGATCGGGGCTGTGCGCGCTGGCCCCCGGTGCGGGGGCCCTGGTGGCGGCGCGGGTGGTGCAGGGAACCGGAGCGGCCATGCTCATGGCCTGCTCCCCCGCGATCATCACGGCGGTGTTCCCCCCCGAGCACCGGGGCCGGGGGCTGGGGCTCGTGGGCACGACCGTTGCGGCCGGTCTCACGGCCGGGCCTGCCGTGGGCGGGGTGCTGTTGGGGGTGTGGGGGTGGCGTAGTCTGTTCGCGGTGAACCTGCCCTTGGGGATCGCGGCTTGGCTCTGGGCCGGGCGCGTGCTGCCCCCCCTCCGGTTCCAGAAAGGCCGCGAAGGGTTCGACCGGCTCGGCGCGGCGTTGCTGACGGCAGGCCTCGTGGGGGTGGTGCTGGCGGTGAACCGGCTGGGGGTCTGGGGGGTCGGGGCCCCCCGGCTGTGGGCGCTGACCTCGGGGGCGGGGGCGGCGCTGGCAGCCTTCGTCTGGCGTCAACGTCGGGCCCCTTGGCCGCTGGTGGATCTGGGGCTGTTCCGGAACCGCTCCTTCTCCGCGGCCGTGACGGCGGCCGTGTTGGCGTACCTGGCCGGGTTCGTGGCGGTATTCCTCCTGCCGTTCTACCTGGCGGATCTGCGCGGCCTGTCGCCCCGGGCCATGGGGCTGGTGCTCACGGTGCCGCCGCTGGTGATGAGTCTGGTGGCACCGTGGGCCGGCGGGTTGTCGGACCGGATCGGGTACGGCCGGCTCACGGCCGTGGGGCTGGCGGTGCGGAGCGTGTCCCTGTTCGGGCTCATGCTCCTCGGCGCCCGCACCCCCATGCCCGGCCTGGTGTTGGCCCTGGGCCTGCTCGGCGCGGGGAGCGCCCTGTTCAGCCCGCCCAACACGTCGTCGATCATGGGGAGCGTACCGCCCGAACGCCTGGGCGTGGCCGGGGGGGTGGCCGCCGTGGCCCGGAACCTGGGCATGGTGCTGGGCATCGCCGTGGCCGGAGCCGTGTTCCGGAGCGTGGCCGGCGACCCGGCCGAGGTCGCTCCGGCCCGGTTCGTGGCCGGCTGGCGGGCCGCCATGGCTGCGGGCCTGGCGGCCTGCCTCCTGGCCCTCGTGGTCTCGTTGACCCGGGGCCGGGACCCTCGGAGGGGGGAGGCCCGGTTCACACCGACCCAACCGGCGCCCGCTGGCCGCCCCAACAGCGAACCGGAGCACGCCGTCCCAACGTCCTAGCGTCCCAGCGTCCTAGCATTCCAACTCCCGAACGAGGGAAGCCATGCAGAAGATCCTTGTGTTCCAACGAGACGGAATGGGAGCCGAAAAGGTGCGGGCCGTGAGGGAGCTGCGGCCCGACCTGGAACTGCGGGTGATCGACGTGGACGGGCCGTTCCCCCCCATCGTGGACGATCCCCAGGACCACTTCCCGCCGGACCTGGAGGAGCAGCTCGCCTGGGCCGACCTGGTGCTCGACCACCTCTACCACCCGGACCTCACCGGGTTCCTGCTCGACCGGTGCGACCGGGCCGGCAAGCCCGTGGTGGCCTCGGGCCGCAAGCTGCCCCGGGCCCACACCCCCACCACCTGCTGCACCCTCGGCCGGATCGCCGAGCTCGGGGAGTACGCCGAGTCGTTTGGCGCGCCCGAATTCTGCGTGGAGATCCGCGACGGCCGGATCGCCGCCGTGGAGGTCATTCGGGGGGCACCGTGCGGGGCCACCTGGAAGGCCGCCCGCAAGGTCGTGGGGCTCCCGGTCGAGGAGGCCGTGCCCCGGCTCGGCCTGGAGACCCAGTTCCACTGCTATGCCAAGGCAAACCCCAACGTGTTCCTCACGAACCCCCTGCACGTGGCGGGCGAGGTCCACGCCGCGGCCCTGCGAAAGGCCTTGAGGGCGAAAAACGGGGAGGGGTGATCTCGGACCGCCCCGCCGCCTTGCGGGGCTGGCGCCGCTCGCCGGACAGACGCCCTCCTGGAGCAGGGTGTCGGCTCAGAAATAGGGCCGAAGTTGCCGGGCCAGATCCTCGGGCCACACCGCGCACACCGGCTCTTCCAGCACCGCCTGGAAGAAGTTCAGGTCCGGTGCGAAATCGCGGAGGTTCAGGTGGGTGCGGGGCACGATCCGGAGCTGCGCCGGAAGGGGCTCGCCCGCGTCAGGGCCCACGAACAACGCGGCGTTGAAGCTGTGGATCCCGGCGTCGGCAAAGCAGGCCAGCACCCGCCCCAGGCCGTCGAGCAGGGCGCCCCATCCTGCCGACTCCAAGGCCTCCAGACGCCCCAGGCCGGGGGCCAAGGCCCAAACCTCCCCCCAGATCCCCACCGGTGCGAACGGCACCCACCACTCCCATGGCCCGGTGCGTCCCAGGTACCTTTCGTCCCGGGCCCTCTCCGCCTCGGCCAGGGCGGCCCACACCCCCGGATGCCGGGCGGTGGCCTCGAGCGCCTCGGCCAACGCCCGCGGCGCGATGTCGAACCGGAAGAACTGGATGTGGGGATGGACGAGCCCCCCGCCCGACGGGGGCATGTAGTTCCAGGCCATCACCGGGTACCGGTGCCGGGGGTCGGCCCGGCCCACGGCCTTCCAGTAGGCCAGGCCCAGTCCCAGCCCGTCGGCGAGGCGCCGGCGGGTCAGCCCCTCGAGCCCCACCACGTGATCGCGGGTCAGCACGCACACGGCGCCGTGCACGTCGTAGGGGAACAGGTTCGGCGCGAGCACGGCCTCGCCCGCCTCGAGCCGGCCCCCGGGGATCACGGCCGGGTCGAACCGCGGCAGCTCCCGCTCCCGGTTCCCGGGGCAGAACGGGCAGTGGCCCTTGACCTCGGGCGCCGCGTACCGCTCCAGATCCAGGGGAACGGGCCGCACCGCTCCGAAGTG
This is a stretch of genomic DNA from Deferrisoma camini S3R1. It encodes these proteins:
- a CDS encoding MFS transporter, yielding MERESPKSPWPAFSCVAAGVFMATLDSSVVHVALPAIRTDLGASLAVVEWVPNAYLIVITGLLLAFGRLADLLGQRRVYRWGLGVFTAGSGLCALAPGAGALVAARVVQGTGAAMLMACSPAIITAVFPPEHRGRGLGLVGTTVAAGLTAGPAVGGVLLGVWGWRSLFAVNLPLGIAAWLWAGRVLPPLRFQKGREGFDRLGAALLTAGLVGVVLAVNRLGVWGVGAPRLWALTSGAGAALAAFVWRQRRAPWPLVDLGLFRNRSFSAAVTAAVLAYLAGFVAVFLLPFYLADLRGLSPRAMGLVLTVPPLVMSLVAPWAGGLSDRIGYGRLTAVGLAVRSVSLFGLMLLGARTPMPGLVLALGLLGAGSALFSPPNTSSIMGSVPPERLGVAGGVAAVARNLGMVLGIAVAGAVFRSVAGDPAEVAPARFVAGWRAAMAAGLAACLLALVVSLTRGRDPRRGEARFTPTQPAPAGRPNSEPEHAVPTS
- a CDS encoding ATP-binding protein, whose product is MARTRWLVTALLLAGMFACPPAGASDLLTPDERAWLQAHEGQVRWCPIPNYAPIDFVDGDGRPAGLAADYLARIQEMLGFRIRVESCGDWMEILEKLRDRRVDLVAAIEQTPERDEYLAFTRPYITIPVVILTREDLDRDLTLANMAGMHVAVPAGYATVGWVRQNYPEVVVVPTRDDPEALQAVSLGRADAALVDLAVASYFIGRLGITNLRVAGYSGFEWNLRFGVRSDWPELARILDKGLAAIPPDEQEAMQRRWIGLIGKPFYRRPEVWWTSAGVVGAVGLLFALVIVWNRSLSRQVRERTAELEGALARTSRAEADAEAARQILTAVLEGMDALVFVADMETHEVLFANARMREAFGTNPVGRRCWEVFRHRDGPCDHCTNPRLVGPDGEAAPTVVWEGRNPVTGRFYLNCDRAIRWVDGRWVRLETSTDITERKALEARLREAQKMEAVGTLAGGIAHDFNNILAVVLGNAELALGRGPADPELRRRLERILEASERARQVVAQLLAFCRKTEGPRQPVDAARAVADTLVLLRAAIPANVEIEECIDPAAGAVLADPAGLQRVVMNLVTNAYQAVRGSGGRVTVAVEPARRGERDGVLLVVEDDGPGIPEELMPRIFEPYFTTKEVGQGSGLGLAVVRGMVEAMGGTVEVDSRPGRGTRFSVWLPGVQEGAGGAPWPDGGARGAGQRVLVVDDEPAVAEATAAVLEGVGYRTRWTTDPAEALDLVRSGPGEWDLVVTDQTMPGLMGTELCRRIREVRPDLPVVLCTGYSESLDESAAAGVGASALLFKPVASRDLARAVAEALGV
- the dfsP gene encoding DUF166 family (seleno)protein DfsP — its product is MQKILVFQRDGMGAEKVRAVRELRPDLELRVIDVDGPFPPIVDDPQDHFPPDLEEQLAWADLVLDHLYHPDLTGFLLDRCDRAGKPVVASGRKLPRAHTPTTCCTLGRIAELGEYAESFGAPEFCVEIRDGRIAAVEVIRGAPCGATWKAARKVVGLPVEEAVPRLGLETQFHCYAKANPNVFLTNPLHVAGEVHAAALRKALRAKNGEG